Within Micavibrio sp. TMED2, the genomic segment ACTGAAAGGTTGGAAACAAGGACGTGCCCGCCGGATGCCCGCGACAGCAGTCGGCAGCGGGAGGAGGCGCATGAGTGCTGTCGCGGGCGGCAGGGATCGGCTGTTGGCGGTCAGCCGATCACCACCGGCGACGAGGGAACCGGGCTATGAGGGGATAGCGCGGGCGGGCATATCGCCGGTGGTATCGGGTTGGTTGGTTGCCGTCGGCTTATGACGACAGCAGGCTGGCCACGGTGACATCGCCATCGGTGATATCGGTGACCGAGAGCAGGTCCGTAGACGGCGTGCCATCGGTATCGATATTGGCGATGATCAGATCACCAACCTTCATCATCGGTGACGCATTGTTGAAGTAGTCATTGCTGGTGACACTGGCGTCGGTGGTTGTGTAGTGCCAGAGCGTGAAGCCGTTGGAATAGGCCAGCACGCTGCAATCGGTGGCTTCGAGGGCCATCGTCAGTCTCCTTGGATTATGGATGTGATAGAGGGGTTACGTGTTGGCGGTTATTCAGCCGGGCTTTCGTCGCAACGCATGGTGACGATGCCTTCGGGATCGATAATGATCGCGCCCTGGCTCATCATGTTGTTGACGAAATGGGCGGCGCGATCGCCGTGCCAGCTGATATCGGTTTCCACATCCGACCCGGCGGCATGGCCGATGGCGGATTTGTGATACCAGTGACAGAGGCGGACATCGCCGCTGGTCAGGGTCAGCCCGGAATGCGGAATCCAGGTGGTACCGAGCCAGCGTTTGGCCTGTGTGCCCCGGAACGGCAGATCCTCGGCACCGACATAATCGGCACTGGCGAATTCCTTGACCGCGAGCAGCTCAGTCCATTGCTTCCAGCCGACAATGGCAAAGCGCTGGCCGTCATCGGGCACGTCCTTGTCACCCAGCGCCTCGAAGGCTTCGAGTACCTTTTCCAGATCGAGACCGGTGGTGTTGCCGCCGGCATAATTGGTGGATTTGTCGAGTTCGCGGATGATCAGCTCATCGGTCTTGCGACCGAGGGCATAGGCACCGGCATTGGCAATCACCTGCCGCTCGTCGATATTGGTTTTCAGTTCGTCGAGCTTGTCGATCCAGTCACCGGCGTAGAAGTCTTCGAGGTAACAGGTCTCGTTGTCATGGGCGAGATCCATGACCGGCACCTGCCCGTTGCGGGCCTTGGTGGCGGCGATGCCCTTGCCGACCTTCTGGAAGACGGTGCTCGCCCCTTCCACATTGCCTTTGCTGCGAACTGTCTGGCGCAGTTTCGAGCCCATGCGCTGATAACCGGCATGAACTTCGCGTTCGAATTGACGCACGAACGCCTGATCGATGGTTGTGACCATTGATTTAAGACCTCATTCCTAATTTTGATGATTGTGCAGGGTAATCCCCGCACCGGGATGTGGTCCGATCCACAGGTTATGGCATGACGCCGCCAGCAATTACGGACGAGGCTCGACCTTTATCCGGCAACCCGATGCGATCCATGAGAATAGCGGTATATCCGGAAAACACGGGCCGCCGAACGGATCAGGACAGGATTGCAGCAAGGGAGGAAGGAGCCGCCGGAACCATGACCCGGTCACTATCTGAACCGGGCACAATTCGGGAGTTGATGAGCAAATAATAGGATTATATTCCAATACGTCAAGCAGAATATTACCCCTGCCTCGGATAAATCACGAATTGGTGATCCAAATCCCCGGATCGCTACGTAACTTTTAGCACAATCACGCGTTAATTGATCGTAAGCGCAGAATTTTACAGCGAGTAGGACGTACCCCCATGGCCCATCTCGATGACCCCCAGACCCAGCGTGCCAACCTCGCCTATATCAAGGCGTCGATGAGTGAGCCGCTGCTCAGCCGCGATCATGAACAAATGCTGGCGCGCAAATGGCGCGACGAGCATGACGAGGACGCGCTGCATGAATTTGTCCGCTCCTACACCCGGCTGGTGGTCGCAACCGCTTCCAAGTTCCGCAATTACGGTCTGCCCCTCGGCGATCTGATCCAGGAAGGCAATGTCGGGCTGATGCAAGCGGCGGAACGGTTCGAGCCTGACCGCGAGGTCCGGTTCTCCACCTATGCAACATGGTGGATCCGCTCGGCCATGCAGGATTATGTCCTGCGCAACTGGTCGATTGTCCGCACCGGTACCACCGCCGCCCAGAAATCACTGTTCTTCAACCTGCGTCGCCTGCGCTCGAAGATCGAGAAGGCCATGGCGACCGACGGGCTGACCGATGCCGGGCGCGAGATGGTCGCCGATGAGCTCGGCGTCTCACTGAAAGATGTGCAGGATATGGAACAGCGCCTGTCCGGCAATGACCAGTCACTGAACGCGCCGGTCGGTGAGAGCGGTGACGATCAGTGGCAGGATTTCCTGTCCGATGACCGGTCCAGCCCGGAAACCGTGGTGATCGGCCTGCGCGATGCCGAGACCCGCTCCCGCTGGCTGGCCAAGGCATTGAGCGACCTCTCGGAGCGCGAGCGGCGGATCATCCGCAAGCGCCGCCTCGTCGATAATGGCGCGACGCTGGAACAGCTCGGCACCGAGCTGGGGGTCAGCAAGGAACGTGTGCGTCAGCTCGAACATCGTGCCATGCTGAAAATCCGCGCCTCCATCGAACAGCATGTGAACCGGCATACCGACCTGCTGCTGGAAAACGGTGCCAGCTAGCCGATCACCTCGATCTGCTCCGGATGGGTCACATCGATGGCCGGACCGTTGTGGTAATAGACCCAGCCGCGCACCCGCACCTGACGGTTGACCAGCGTTTCCCAATCCGGCCATTCATCCCTGAAACGGCGCTGGTCGTCGGCCTTGATGGCAACGGTGAAATCGGTTTTCCAATCCGGCCCGAAATTGAGGTAGCGCCAGCCCCGCGCATCACCCGTGGCCTGCACCTGCCCCTCGATCAGATGGAAAAACGAATAGGGTTTGATGGATTTGTCCGTTGCCTGACGGATGGCATAGAGGTTGAGCGCCCATAACCCGCGACGCGCTGCCCGCGCGGCAATCTCCAGCTCCTGCAAACGACGGACAAACAGCCGGTTGTCGGGAAAGCTGTACACCCGGGCATGGCCATTGGCGATCATCCAGCCCTGTACCCAGTTGCCATCGTCGCGCACCAGATGCGCCAGCCCGCGCCCGTGCCGGTCCATCAGATTACCCGCATGGCCATAGCGCACATTGCGATTGATCAGGTCAAAGAGCAGCGCCTCGCGTGACTGATTGCCATAGGGCCAGTCCGCCACCTCCCTGCGCCCGAGGCTGAGCTTCGGCGCCTGAATGCCGACGAGGCGAACTTCCTGTCCGGTGCTCAACCGGACCGTATCGCCGTCGATGACCTTGATCACCTCGGCCTCACCGACGATCTGCAGGTCTTCCGGCGGCTCGACCATGCCGACCGCAGCTTCCTGATTACCCGACATGTCCTGAGCCCTCGCGATACCTGAGCCTGTAATACCCGGCCCTGCCATAACCCCGGCTGCCAGTGCCGCGCTCATGAAACTGCGGCGGTTATGCCATGGATGGGATGATGTCATGCGCGTTAAATTCCCGGTCGGGTGAAAGCCTTTGGCCTTGTATGTGCAATCCGGCCTAGCCTAGAATCAACAGTCATTTACAGAATTCAAGAGTACAGCCACACCCGTGCCCCGCGACCGGATAAAACCCGATTTGTTTCCGCCGATTGAACCCTATGAAACCGGGTTCCTTGATGTTGGCCGTGATCTCTATACCGAAACCGCCGGTGATGGCCAGAAAACACCCGATGTCACCCGGCACCGGATTTACTGGGAACAGTCCGGCAATCCCGACGGCGTGCCGGTGGTATTCCTGCATGGCGGGCCGGGGGCCGGTGCCTCACCCAATCACCGCCGGTTCTTTGATCCCGAACATTACCGCATCATCATCTTTGACCAGCGCGGCTCCGGCCGATCGCGCCCGCTCGGCGAGCTGCTCGACAACACGCCCGCCGATCTGGTCGCCGATATCGAAGCTCTGCGCAAACGCCTGCATATCGACCGCTGGCATGTATTCGGTGGATCATGGGGATCGACGCTGGCCCTTGCCTATGCCCAGGCCCATGCGGATCAGGTGATCAGTCTGGTCCTGCGCGGTATCTTCCTGATGACCCGCGGGGAAATTGACTGGTTCCTCAACGGCATGCGCGCAATTTTCCCCGAGCACTGGCAGGAATTCACCGGATTTCTGCCGGTCGATGAGCGGGCGGATATTCTCGGGTCCTATTACCGCCGCCTGACCGATAGCGACCGGCGCATCTGGCTGCCCGCCGCCCGCGCATGGAGCAAATATGAGAGCGTGTGTTCGACCCTGCTGCCAGCCGATGATGCAGCCCTCAGCCTGATTGATGAGGCCCATGCCCTCGGCCTTGCCCGGATCGAGGCGCATTATTTCCTGCACAACCTGTTCGAGCCGGAAGATGCCCTGCTCAAAGGAGTCGACAGAATCCGGCATATCCCGAGCCATATCATTCAGGGCCGCTATGATGTGATCTGCCCGCCTGTCACGGCCCATGCGTTGCATGAGGCATGGCCGGAAGCCCTGTTCACCATCGTGCCCGATGCCGGCCACTCGGCCATGGAGCCGGGGATACGCGCGTCACTTGTCGCCGCAACCGAAATGTTCAAATCATTATAAGAAAATCGCTCTCAGGGCGGTTGATGCTTCACATTAGCGGTTTGTCACTGTATGAGCTTGCACTGAAATAACGTTCTGCAACAGCAGGATACGACGGCAACAACATCTCAGGCGATGGCATCCATCACCTGACCAGACTACCGGCTCGGCATCATGACACAGATTTTTCGCAACATTTTCAATGGTCTGGGTGCCCGCCCCCTGACGACCGCCCTCGGCATCATCATGATGATTGCTGCCGTTCAACCCGTCGCCCACGCAGAAGATGACCTGATCGGCATCGAGCTGGAACCGGTACAGATTGCCGACAGCAGCGGTTTCGAAACCGTCCGCTCCACCAGCGGCGTTGATCAACTCGCCTTCGGTATCGCCTATGGCAATTCCCCGGTTCTGGCGGAAGCAGATGGTGAGGAAACCGTCCTGTTCAACATCGAATACCGTCCGGGCCACCGCTATCTGAGCTATACCGACAATGACGGCTTCGACTTCGGTGTCGCACCCTTTGTCGGCGGTTATGTCGGTGCCGACAGCAGCGCCTATGGCTATGTCGGTTTCGGTCTTGAGTTTGTGATCGACGATCATTTCATCATCATGCCGAACACCGCGGTCGGTCTCTATACCGATGGCGGCGACGGGCGTGATCTCGGCCATGCAATCGAATTCCGCTCCGGTATCGAGCTGGCCTATCGCTTCGACAACAAGGTTCAGGCCGGTCTCGCCCTGCACCACATGTCGAATGCCAGCATCGGTGATCGCAATCCCGGCACCGAACATGTTACGTTCTATCTGAACATCCCGCTCGACGGATCAATCTTCTAAGCTGAAGCCACCACAAGAGTGGCAGCGGATCAATTATGACAGCCTTCAAAACCCTTGATGACCTGCTGGCCTATACTCATGGCCTCGCCGGCAAGACCGTACTCGTGCGCGGTGACCTGAACGTCCCGATGAAGGATGGCGCGGTCACCGATGCCACCCGCCTGACCCGCCTAGCACCGACCCTGAGCGAACTGGCCAGTGCCGGTGCCAAGGTCGTGGTCATGTCGCATTTCGGTCGCCCCAAGGGCAAGGTTGATCCCGAGCAGAGCCTGCGCCCGGTTGCCGAAGCCCTCGGCAAGACCATGAACCGTCCGGTCGGCTTTGCCACTGATTGCATTGGCAGCGCTGCCGAACAGGCAATTGCCGACATGGCGGCTGGCGACATCATCGTGCTGGAGAACCTGCGTTTCCATGCGGGCGAGACCGACAATGATGATGGCTTTGCCAACCAACTGGCCGCCCTCGGCGACATCTATGTCAATGACGCCTTCTCCGCCGCCCACCGCGCCCATGCCTCAACCACCGCCCTTGCCCAGCGCCTGCCAGCCTATGCCGGTCGCCTGATGGCTGCCGAGCTGATCGCGCTCGCCAAAGCATTGGAAGAGCCGAAACGTCCGGTGCTGGCGCTGGTTGGCGGGGCCAAGGTTTCGACCAAGCTCGACCTGCTCGCCAATCTGGTGACCAAGGTGGATATTCTCGTACTCGGCGGCGGTATGGCCAATACCTTCGTGGCCGCCCGTGGCGGCAGCGTCGGCGCCTCGCTGTATGAGCCGGACAAGCTGGATGCCGCCCGTGAGGTGGAAAAGGCTGCAGAGGCCAGCGGCTGCCGCATCCTGCTGCCGAGCGATGGCATCATGTCAGCCGAGTTCGCCGCCAACCCGGAAACCACAACCGGTCCGAGCGACAATATCGGCGACGGTCTGATGATGCTCGATATTGGCCCGGACAGCATTGCCGAGATCAGCGAGGCCATCAAAGGCTGCAAAACCGTGGTCTGGAACGGTCCGATGGGCGCGTTCGAGATGGAACCGTTCGATCAGGGCACCATCGGGGTCGGCAAGACCGTCGCCGCCCTGACCAAGGATGGCAGCATCCTCAGCGTTGCCGGTGGCGGCGATACGGTTGCCGCCCTCGCCCATGCCGGGATCGAGGACGACATTTCCTATGTCTCGGCTGCAGGTGGTGCGTTCCTCGAATGGCTCGAGGGCAAGGAACTGCCTGGCGTCAAGGCGCTGCAGGACGCGGCCTGAACCGGCCTGCCACGGCAATTACAATAATCAGTGATGCCCGCGGGCGGCTTCCGCCACCGGATTTGATCCACCCATGAGGAAGCTTGGGTCCTGCTGCCAGTTGGCCAGGATATGCTTTGCCGTTTCCGGTTTCAGCATCTCATAGAACTCAAGCGCATTGGCCAGTTCCTTGGGATTGCTGAGATTCTCCCCGGACCGTGAAGAACGGGTCAGCATCAGGATGGTGGAGAAGGATTCCCGATCGAGCGAAGTTGCCTTGCTGGCAATCGCCATGTTGCGGGCACTCTCATGGTTGATCAGTGCCGTCACCGCATCATGATTGAGCCCGGTCAGCTGCATGAACAGCGCGGTAAAGGCGGTCAGATTGTAGTTGCGCAGGGTCATGATCAGCATGCCCGGCGACAGTTTGCCAGTTTCCGACAACCGCTTGGCGAGATCGTCGAGATCAACGGTATTGGCCCCGTTCCGACGCTTGGAAATCTCGGTAAAGGTCTGCTCAAGTGCCCGGTCGAGCACCTCATCCGGTATCTCGAACCGGCGATGGATATGGTTGCGCAGCTCGCTCGACACCCACCAGTAGAGATCAAGCGCGAGGTCCGGCGGCACTTCCTGCCGCTGCAGCAGCGGGCGCTGTACAATCGGTTGATCCTTGGCCAGATCAGCAGCCTTGGTCAGCAGCTTCTCCGGAATCTGTATCTGCGGGTTGTACAGCAGGCTCGCCACCGCATCGGCATCACCGGTATCGACAATGGCGGAGGCAATGGCAGTGGTCAGATCGGGCCGCCGGGCAATGATCTTGCGGTGGTCGGTCGAGCGATGCTCGATCACATAGATCAGGTCCTGATCGGTCAGGCGTTTGCTTAGAGACAGGATCGGACGCGCCACATCGATCTTGTCATGGGCCAGCGCCACAACCAGACGATGGGGGGCGACGGAATTGGCGGCAATGCGACCGGCCAGTGACTGACGTTCAGGCAAATCCACCTGATCCAGCAGCGAGACCAGAATATCGGCGATCAGCTCACGCTCAGCATCATTGAGCGTCTTATCCAGCAAGTCGGAACAGCTTTTCAGGAGTTTCAGACGGCCCTCGACCGTCCGGTCACGCGCCATCTCGTGCAGCAACTGAAACTCGCGAAGAACTTGCATGTAACTCAACCCGTAGAGGCAGGCAGGGCCAGCCTAGCATAATGCAATATGATGATCGCCGAATAACGACCCGGCACATCCTAACCAAAAAAGGCAGGGATACCTACTCCGAGATTGGTTGCAGATACAAGTATTCAGAATATATCAGTTAAAAATCTAGGATTCCCCACCTCAGGCACTATGTTGGTGCCAATGCCCAAAAAAATCAATGAGATGGCACGACATATGGCAAAAGACCGCATATTCCCGCACGCAATCATCATGGCTGCCATTATTTGCCTGATACTGCCATCTGCAGCACTGGCGCAATCCGCCCGTGAGGCGCAAAGACCGGGCAGCGTCCATCGGATAACGCCCAATGATCTGCCCGCCCCCTATGCCAGCCCGAGTGTCAGCAATTCACCGCTGAAAATCGACCGGCCCCTGCGCGCGACGCTGGCGGTGCCGGAGGGGTTTGAGGCGATCAGTTTCGCCACTGGCCTGAACAACCCGCGGTATCTGGCGGTCGGGGAGAGCGGCGATGTCTATGTTGCCGAAAGCCGCGCCGGGCGGGTCATCGTCCTGCGGGATAGCGACGGTGATGGCCGGGCCGACCGGAAGGCCGAAATCGCCACCGGGCTGCACCGCCCCCATGGGCTGACCTTCCATGACGGCGACCTCTATATCGCCGATATGCGCAATGTCTGGCGTCTGCCGATGATTGACGGGTCACCCCGCATCAGTCGACCAGTAGCGATAACCGAGCGCGGTGCCCTTGGCCCGGAAAATGGCCACTGGACCAGGAATGTGGTTTTTGCCCCGGATGGCGAGCATTTCTATGTCTCCATCGGCTCGGCAGGCAATATCGGTGAGGAACCGGTGCCCCGCGCCACGATCCAGCAGTTCAATGCTGATGGCAGCGGCCAGCAGACCTTCGCCAGCGGCCTGCGCAATCCGGTCGGCATTGCCTTCTATCCGGGCAGTGACCGGTTGTTTACCGTGGTCAATGAACGCGATGGCCTCGGCGACGGGCTGGTGCCCGACTACCTGACCGGGGTGGCGCAGGATGACTTCTACGGCTGGCCCTATGCCTATAGCGGATCGAATCCGCAACCCGGCTTTGCTGAGAAACGGCCTGATCTGGTCGCCGCCAGCAAAATTCCCGACCTGATGTTCGAGGCCCATTCGGCACCGATCGGCCTTACCTTCTACACTGGCGACCAGTTTCCTGACCGCTATCAGGGCGGGGCCTTTGTGACCCTACGCGGGTCATGGAACAAGGCAACGCCGACCGGTTACAAGGTGGTGTTTGTGCCGTTCTCCGGCGGGCAGCCGACCGGCAGCTATGAAACCTTCGCCAGCGGCTGGTGGCAGTCGGGCGACCAGCGCGCACGGGTCTGGGGCCGCCCAACCGGCATTGCCGTAGCCACTGACGGCAGCCTGCTGGTTTCCGATGATACCGGCGGGGAAATCTGGCAGATCCGCTATACTGGAGAATAATACTGACAAATCATGGGAATCTGGCCCCGAACGCGTTATATTAAGGGTTAGATAACGACAGAAAAGTCACTGAAAAACCATCGGGATCAAAACGGTCATGGTTGTACAACCATCGCAAAATCAGGTCGCAGCTACCGGACAGGGCGTAACACCCAGCGGTCCGAACAGCGGTCGTACCGGTGATGTGCGTGGTGAGGCCTCAAACTTTACCGGCCCTGCTGCACCCGTCAAACGGCTGCTCGATATTGCCGTCGGCGAGGTCAAGAATGACGATCGCCCTAATGCCCGCGCCAAACGGGACCAGAGCGAGACCCAGTTCCGCCCTGAGCGGCTATACAATGATTCAGATGAATCAGTCATTCAGGCACTGCTCGCCGAAAACCGGGTTGTTCCGCGCGGCACCTTCGTCAATGTGGTGATCTGATACCCGAAATACCCGAGTGGATGACTGTACGCCACGGCTCACGGCTATTGGTCATGGACCTGTTCTGGTCTATTGATGGATCATCATGACCGACACACCCGATACCCGACCAGCAACAGGTAAAGCTGCGCAAGGCCCCGTCAACCGCCGGGTGCCCGATGGCGACGAGCTTGAGCGTCTGGTCTGTGACGATTGCGGCTTCATCTATTACGAAAACCCCAAGATCGTGGTCGGATCCGTCACCACCTGGCAGGATAAAATCCTGTTGTGCAAACGCGCGATTGCACCGCGGATCGGTTACTGGACCCTGCCCGCTGGCTATATGGAGCTGGGCGAAACACCGGATGCCGGTGCGGCGCGTGAGGCATGGGAGGAAGCCCGCGCCAGAATTGAAACGCAAGACCTGCTGGCGATCTACAGCATCGCCCATGTCAGTCAGGTACAGCTGATCTATCGCGCCACACTGACCGATCCGGACATTGCCCCCGGCCCGGAAAGTCAGGAGGTCAGGCTGTTCGACTGGGATGACATACCGTGGGAAGACCTTGCCTTCCCAACGGTCTCATGGGCCCTGCAGCATTATCAGGATGCCATCGGCAAGGACATTATTGCCCCGGCCACCAATATGCAGCACGGGCTGTAACTCATCTCCGCGAGCGGGCAAGATCGCCCTGGCGTACCAGCTGTTTGGCATCAACCATGCCGAAACGCGGATTGATGATCCGCAACTCGGCCAGTATCTCCTCGGTCCGGCTGCTGCCGATACGTGAGGCAAGCTCCAACTCTTCCGGCTGCACCAGCCCCCAGAACACGCCCTCAAGCCAGCCGATCAGACTGACCAGATCGCCCTTGCAAACCCAATCATGGAGATACCAGAGGCGGCTCGCCGTCACCGATACCTGCAGCAACTGCAGATAGGGTACGGCATCCACATCCTCGAAACCGGTAACCAGTGACAGGTTGGTGACGAGGTCCGTCGCAATCCCCGCCGCCTGTTCATCACCGGCGACCAGCTTGTGCAAGGCACGGGTCAGTTCGTCATTATGGGTTATATCCTCACCCATCTGGGTGGCGGCCATGAAATCGAGCGGATTATGCAGGCTCTGCCGCATCACGCTCGACCAGACCCGTGCCGCGTCGAGCCGTTCCGTTCCGGATCGGAGAGCGGCACCCGATGGCCCAACCGCAGCGACACGTTGCAGGCGTCGATGGGCGGCCAGATCAATGATCAATGCACTTCCCATGACTGAAATCGTACCACCAGTTGCGCCATGTTTCAGGCGAAAATATTAGTTTTTGCTATTGCATTTTCAGTAACCGCAAAAATTCAAATAATTGGCCAATAGGCATCATCGCGGGACCGGTTTTACCGCTGATACGAAATCTGCGCGCATGGGCTTGCCAAATCGGCCTATACTGTGGCCTCGCAAAAAGAGATTATCCGGTCGTTCTGTCGAGAGTGATATTGACGCCATGGTGCAGTTTTCAGTCCGCAATCGGGCAACCATTGATGAACCCCGCCTTCCGCTGTTGCCACCGGCATTGGTGGCGCATCTGAAACGCCTCGGCGTCTGGGTTCAGGGGCTGGTGATCATGCTGTTCGGCCTGGCGCTGGTATTGGCACTGTTCAGCTACAATCCCAATGACCCGTCGATCAACACTTCAGTCAGCGATAATGGCAATGCCGCGCTGGCAATCCAGAACTGGCTCGGCGGCTTCGGTGCCCTGATTGCCGATCTGGCGATGCAGTGGCTGGGTGCAGCGGCGAGCTGGATGGTCGGCCTCGGCATTATCGTTGCCGGTTTCCGCCATATCCGCCGCAAGCCGGAGACCCCGTCACGCATGGCGCTGGTGCTGCCGCTGTTTACCGTGCTGGCACTGCTGACCGCGATTGGCGTGGCGCTCATGGAACCGGCTGAGCTGATCTCCTCGCGCAGCCTGTCACTGGGCGCACCATGGCAGGTTGTCGCCGCCAGTATCGCACCATTTGTCAATGGCCTGCTCGGTGGCTACGGTCTTACCGGCCTTGCCATCCTCATGACCCTGATCGGTGTTGTCGGCTTTGTCGGTCTGCTCGGCTTCCGCCATCATCATCTGGCCTATCTGCAGCCGGTTCTTGGCGGTATCGGC encodes:
- a CDS encoding RNA polymerase factor sigma-32, which translates into the protein MAHLDDPQTQRANLAYIKASMSEPLLSRDHEQMLARKWRDEHDEDALHEFVRSYTRLVVATASKFRNYGLPLGDLIQEGNVGLMQAAERFEPDREVRFSTYATWWIRSAMQDYVLRNWSIVRTGTTAAQKSLFFNLRRLRSKIEKAMATDGLTDAGREMVADELGVSLKDVQDMEQRLSGNDQSLNAPVGESGDDQWQDFLSDDRSSPETVVIGLRDAETRSRWLAKALSDLSERERRIIRKRRLVDNGATLEQLGTELGVSKERVRQLEHRAMLKIRASIEQHVNRHTDLLLENGAS
- a CDS encoding prolyl aminopeptidase; translated protein: MPRDRIKPDLFPPIEPYETGFLDVGRDLYTETAGDGQKTPDVTRHRIYWEQSGNPDGVPVVFLHGGPGAGASPNHRRFFDPEHYRIIIFDQRGSGRSRPLGELLDNTPADLVADIEALRKRLHIDRWHVFGGSWGSTLALAYAQAHADQVISLVLRGIFLMTRGEIDWFLNGMRAIFPEHWQEFTGFLPVDERADILGSYYRRLTDSDRRIWLPAARAWSKYESVCSTLLPADDAALSLIDEAHALGLARIEAHYFLHNLFEPEDALLKGVDRIRHIPSHIIQGRYDVICPPVTAHALHEAWPEALFTIVPDAGHSAMEPGIRASLVAATEMFKSL
- a CDS encoding phosphoglycerate kinase produces the protein MTAFKTLDDLLAYTHGLAGKTVLVRGDLNVPMKDGAVTDATRLTRLAPTLSELASAGAKVVVMSHFGRPKGKVDPEQSLRPVAEALGKTMNRPVGFATDCIGSAAEQAIADMAAGDIIVLENLRFHAGETDNDDGFANQLAALGDIYVNDAFSAAHRAHASTTALAQRLPAYAGRLMAAELIALAKALEEPKRPVLALVGGAKVSTKLDLLANLVTKVDILVLGGGMANTFVAARGGSVGASLYEPDKLDAAREVEKAAEASGCRILLPSDGIMSAEFAANPETTTGPSDNIGDGLMMLDIGPDSIAEISEAIKGCKTVVWNGPMGAFEMEPFDQGTIGVGKTVAALTKDGSILSVAGGGDTVAALAHAGIEDDISYVSAAGGAFLEWLEGKELPGVKALQDAA
- a CDS encoding sorbosone dehydrogenase — protein: MAAIICLILPSAALAQSAREAQRPGSVHRITPNDLPAPYASPSVSNSPLKIDRPLRATLAVPEGFEAISFATGLNNPRYLAVGESGDVYVAESRAGRVIVLRDSDGDGRADRKAEIATGLHRPHGLTFHDGDLYIADMRNVWRLPMIDGSPRISRPVAITERGALGPENGHWTRNVVFAPDGEHFYVSIGSAGNIGEEPVPRATIQQFNADGSGQQTFASGLRNPVGIAFYPGSDRLFTVVNERDGLGDGLVPDYLTGVAQDDFYGWPYAYSGSNPQPGFAEKRPDLVAASKIPDLMFEAHSAPIGLTFYTGDQFPDRYQGGAFVTLRGSWNKATPTGYKVVFVPFSGGQPTGSYETFASGWWQSGDQRARVWGRPTGIAVATDGSLLVSDDTGGEIWQIRYTGE
- a CDS encoding NUDIX hydrolase, which encodes MTDTPDTRPATGKAAQGPVNRRVPDGDELERLVCDDCGFIYYENPKIVVGSVTTWQDKILLCKRAIAPRIGYWTLPAGYMELGETPDAGAAREAWEEARARIETQDLLAIYSIAHVSQVQLIYRATLTDPDIAPGPESQEVRLFDWDDIPWEDLAFPTVSWALQHYQDAIGKDIIAPATNMQHGL